In Chroicocephalus ridibundus chromosome 4, bChrRid1.1, whole genome shotgun sequence, one genomic interval encodes:
- the INAFM2 gene encoding putative transmembrane protein INAFM2: MKEKEAGAERGKPATYTGDKKARMAAKTNKKWVRLATVLAYVLSVSLAAIVLAVYYSLIWQPVRSGGGGSPGPGPATATPPPHAATLPGPAAGRAQEPPTGPGPSLARTDRPDAPPPGARGSP, translated from the coding sequence ATGAAGGAGAAGGaggcgggggcggagcggggcaaGCCCGCCACATACACTGGGGACAAGAAGGCGCGCATGGCGGCCAAGACCAACAAGAAGTGGGTGCGCCTGGCCACTGTGCTGGCCTACGTCCTCTCCGTCTCGCTGGCCGCCATCGTCCTCGCCGTCTACTACAGCCTCATCTGGCAGCCGgtgcgcagcggcggcggcggctcccccgggcccggccccgccaccgccacccCGCCGCCCCACGCCGCCACGCTGCCGGGCCCTGCGGCCGGACGCGCGCAGGAGCCGCCAACGGGCCCCGGGCCCAGCCTCGCCCGGACCGACCGCCCGGacgcgccgccgcccggggcgCGGGGCAGCCCCTGA